Genomic window (Dyadobacter fanqingshengii):
CGTAAGAATGCTGCGCAATATCTGGGTTCGAGCTGGCCCGGTGAAGAGGCGGTTGTGAAATTGCTTCGGGAAAACCGTTTGGCTGGTAATGTGAAAGAGTCGGCGTTGGAAGGAGTGAAAAATGCTTTCCGTGAAGAGATTAAAGTACAACTAGCGCCTTATCTGCCTCAGCCCGAAGTCGAAAAAAACACGGACCCCACAAAATCTGAAAGCAAAAGGGAAAAGAAAAGAAAGCGCAGAAGAAGCTAGGAATGCAAGTTTCCGGCTCAATTTGCGGTATATTTAGTTGCGCTGCATCTTTACATTTCTAAACAAAACTTAAAGAAATATGCTCCGCAGAAATTTTGTAAAATCTTCCCTTGGTCTGGCTGGTGCAGCAATTGCAGCAGGAGATGCTTTCGCAACCGCGCCAACGGCTAAAAATAAATTCAAGCTTAAATACGCGTCCCACTTCGGCATGTTTCAAAACAGCGCTGGCAAAGATGTGATTGATCAGCTGAAATTTATGGCTGACCAGGGTTTTATGGCGATTGAAGATAATGGCATGATGGGCAGGCCCGTGGAGCAGCAGGAAGCCATTGCCAAAGAAATGACGCGCCTGGGTATGCAAATGGGCGTTTTTGTGGTGGATAAAGGTGGAAACGGGGCCAATACACTAGCAGCAGGCAAGCAGGAATACATTGATATTTTCTTAAATGGCTGCAAAAAAGCGGTGGAAGTTGCCAAGCGCGTGAATGCCAAATGGATGACGGTTGTTCCGGGTGATTTTGAGAGAAATTTGCCTATTGGCGTGCAGACAGGTCATGTGATTGATGCATTGCGGCGCGGCGCGGAAATCCTTGAACCACATGGGTTAGTCATGGTTTTGGAGCCGTTAAGCGATTCGCCGAACCTGTTCCTGAGAACTTCCGATCAGACTTATGAAATATGCCGCGGGGTGAACAGTAAATCCTGCAAAATTCTGTACGACATTTATCACATGCAGAAAAACGAAGGCCGCTTGCTCTACAACATTGACAGAACTTGGAGTGAAATTGATTATTTCCAGATAGGGGATGAGCCGGGCCGTAAAGAGCCGACAACGGGTGAAATCAATTACAAAAACATTTTCAAATACATTTACGACCGCAGCAAAAAGGAAAACAAATCGTTCATAATGGGCATGGAACACGGCAATTTTTCGCCGGGTAAAGAGGGAGAAGAGGCGCTGATCAAAGCGTATGTGGAAAGTGACAACTTCGCGATCTAATGTTGTAAAAAAAAAGATTTTTAGCATGATATAAAAACAAAAACACCGGAGAGTAGCGATACTTCCGGTGTTTTTTTATGCCCGAGAGCAATAGTAGATTACAATACGACAACCGAGTTTTCAGCAGTTGCGTCAACGCCAGCAGCTACGTATTTATCTGCTGCCCAGTCGTTTTCCCATTTCGCGTCGTCAAGAATGTAACGGAATTGATATTCACCCGAAGCCAACTCAAGGCTAGCTTTGAATGACCCGTCTTTTTGTTTTTTCAATGCGATCGCTTCCTCAGGATTCCATCCGTTGAATTCACCAACCAGTGCAACTTTTTTTGCTTCAACTGCTGCTTCCGCAGGAACTGTAAATGTTACTTTATAAAGGGATTTACTCTTTACAAATTGTTTCGTTAATGCCATGATTATGTAGTGTTAAATAGTTGATGCGACAAATATACAATCAAAATTTATTCAAATCAATGAATATCAATATTATAAAGGAATTTCATCTTTGAATAATCATAATTAATCTTGGCAAGCGGTTTTCACCTTCAATAAAATTTGTCATGTAAAAATGCACTTGGGTACAAGGGTATGGTCTTTTTACGGTAAATCTTTTTAATTTCTGCATCGATAAGAGGCAAATAAGTAATCTATTTTTAAATCCTAAAACAGGAAGATCATGAACATTTCATTGGAACAAGCAGAAGCTATTATTGACGCGGCAAAAATAAAAGCAGCGGAACTCAATACCAAAATGAATATCTGTGTAGTGGACACGGGGGCTAATATTGTGGCTTTTGCACGCATGGACGGAGCCTGGTTAGGTTCGGCTGATATTGCTCAAAAAAAGGCCAAAACGGCCGTCTGGTTCACTATGGACACTGCCGCACTGAGTCCGCTGGTACAGCCTGGCGAGCCACTTTTTAACATTGAGCATTCTAATGGAGGGCTGATAACGTTCCCTGGCGGTGTTATCATTAAGAATTCCGGCGGAGAAATTATTGGTGCAATCGGTGTCAGTGGCAGCACAGTAGACGATGATCACGAAGTAGCGGCAGCTGGCGCAGCTTCATTATAAAAAAAAGTCCCGGCCGGAAATATCGGCTGGGACTTTTAACCCCATTTTTCAGAAATAGCTTCTTGGATAAAATTCTTGTTGCCTATTACCGTAACGTATAACGCATGCCGAGAAAACCCCTGATGCCTTGGTTCGGTGCAAAAACATAGGACGGGTCGAATGTCAAACGGTAAGGATTATCGGGCGTTGCGATCACCTGACCATGATCATCAAACTTTACACTCTTGTCGAACGGATCATTTGAACGCGCGATGGAATTGGCGGGTGGCGTGAAATTTAACAGGTTTTTCACCCCGCCGTATATTTCCAGACCATTATCAAATTTTTTAGTAACCTGTATGTTTTGTAAGGACCAAACGGGGGAAATCCTTGCGCGCGGATCCTCTTCACTTAGCACAGGAAGCCGCATGGGGCCATAAATGTTCCCCGTATAATCGAAGGAAATGCCTGATTTTTGAAACTCGTAGGAAACAGACCAGACGCCGGTATATTTTTCGGTCAGCACAGGCCGGAACCGGACGCCGTTTTCCTTTTGAAAATTCTCCATATAAGTGGCTCCGGCAATAATTTTTAATGGGAAGGGGAAGTTGAAATCCAGGTTTAGATTGATGCCCTTTGAAACTGCATAACCGTCCAGATTGTCGTAAATGATCTCATTGGGATTAGTGTCGTAATCGGGCAGGATCCGGTTTGTGAAATGGGTGTAGAAAATAGAAGCATCGAAGCCGATGAAAGAGCTTCCGGTCACGATCTTTTTGACATAATTCACATTCACATTCCAGCTTTGCTCAGGATCAAGGGCTTCTTTTAAGATAACCTGCCGTGAACCGGTTAATGCCGCGTGATCTTCGGTGAACAGGTTCACAATCCGGAAACCCCGGCCAATGTTCAGCCTGACGACATCGGTTTGGTTAAATTTGTATTTATAGGCCAGTCGTGGCGTAAAAATGCTTCCGTGGCGGCTGTTATAGTCATATCTGGCGCCCAGCAACAGCGCATGTGCCCCGGCTTTGATCTCGTCCTGGATGAAAATTCCGGGTAATAATATTTTGTCGGGATGATCTTTGCCGTCCAGAAATCGCGTCGCGGTGGTGTTATCATTATAAAATGTATAGCGAAAGGGCGTGCCAAAAAGCAGGTTATGCCTGCCGATTTCCTTATCCCACAAAAGCTGCGCAAATGCTATTTTCTGATCCGCATTAAAAATGACATTGCCATAGGTTGAATTCTGATTGTGAGAACTGAATGAATATTGCAAAGTCACTTTTTCGGACATGGGAAGCTGGTAAGTTCCTAAGACTTCAAAGCGTTTTGTATAAATGCTTTCCCCATAAACTTCGTTTCCGCCGCGAAATGTCTTGTTCCAATTCATTTGCCCGCCCCAGCGATCTTCGTAATAGTAACGTGCTGCGATGCTCGCCTGGCGGTTATTTTTTCTGTTAAAGGACCATTTGTTGAAAACTGAGATACGATTCTGTAATGTCAGATCCGTGAAGCCGTCTTTGTTGTTGTCGATGGGATTTTGATAATTGAAATAACTCACACCCAGCAGCGCACTGGCCTTTGAACCAGCTGTTAATTTCACGCCCAGGTCCACATTGTAATCCAGCCAGGAAGTGCTGAATGCATCCGCAGAAAATATAGGCGCTTTGGAAGGATTTTTTGTGATAATGTTGATCAAGCCACCAACCGCTTCCGAGCCATAAAGCGTTGAAGCCGGGCCTTTTACAATTTCAACTCTTTCGATCAGGCTGTTTGGGATTCCTGACAAACCATAAACTGTGGAAAGTCCGCTGACCATGGGCATGCCGTCGATGAGCACCATGGTGTAAGGGCCTTCCAATCCGTTGATGTGAATGTCGCCGGTGCTGCACACATTGCAATTGAGCTGCGGACGCACGCCGTTGACGTAGCTAAGGCCTTCGAAAATGCTGGGAACCGGGTTTTTGTAAATGAATTTGGCGGTAATAATGTCAACCGGAACAGGGCTGTCGAGTTTTGAAACTTCTTTCATTGTGCCGGTAACCACCACTTCCTCCAAAGCATTCGCGCCGGATTTCAGCACAAAATCACGAACCACATCCTTTTCAATGCGCACATTCTTCTCGGTAATGGATGGCATGGAAATGAAGCTTACGCGGATTGAATAATTTCCGTTTGGAATGCCTGCTATTTTGTAGTGCCCGAGCGAGTCGGCCGTTGCTCCGGTTTTCAATTCGTTAATATAGATCGAGGCACCAAATGCTGTTCCGCTGCCATCTTCCAGAATCACCTTTCCGGAAAGTGTGTGCTGCGCAATGCTTGGTAAGCTGAGTGTGCAAAAAAGCATTAGTATGAGTAACTTCATATATACTTAATCTTATATTTAATTGATCCTGAATATTAATTTAGACAAATCTAAAAATATAACTTGACAAACAGTAAATTTTAATTCGATTCATAAAAAAATCTTTTTGGAAACTATCCGGGCGTGACTTTCAGTTAGACAGATTGCTATGAACTGGAAAGATTTTTGTATCATTTCCACTTACTGAATAACTCATTATAACTATGCTGAAGAAATTTTTGAAACCAATGAAGCTTCCGGCGCCGGCCGATTGGGGTGTTTTGATTTTGCGTGTAGGCTTTTCGTTGCTCATGCTCACACACGGCTATGCTAAGCTGCAAAATCTGCTGGCAGGCGATCATTCATTCGCGGATCCGATTGGAATAGGGGAGGAGCTTTCACTTTATCTGACCATTTTTGCCGAGTTCGGCTGCTCCATTTTGCTGATCCTGGGACTTTTCAGCCGGGCGGTGTTGATTCCGTTGATTTTTACAATGGTCGTTGTGCTGCTCGTGATTCATGCGGAAGATCCATTTGACAAAAAAGAACACGCGTTGTCGTTTCTGATCGTATATGTGACCTTGTTTCTCACCGGGCCGGGGCGCTTTTCTGTGGATAGCGGTCTGTATAAATAAAAAAAACCTCTCCGGGAAGGAGAGGTTTTCAATGCATTCAATTGTGAAAAATCTATTGTGACCATTGCGTTGGAGAACGATCCCAACGGTGTTGTTTCAACTTTTCGGCCAGTTTAGGATCGAGTAACTTGCCATCGCTGGCGGAAACATTGGATCGTACGTGCGGTAACTTGCGCATACCCGGGATCGTGGTATGCACGTCCGGATTGTTCAGTATAAATCTTAATGCGAGCTCGGGCATTGTCATGCCTTCCGGGATGTCTGCTTTCAAAGCTTCGGCATGATCAACGCTGGAATTCAGGTTTTCAGGCACGAAGTAAGTTGAACGCCAGTCGTCGGCCGGGAATGTTGTTTCTTTGGTCAGTGTGCCCGTTAATGTTCCTTCATCAAACGGAACGCGGGATATGACGCCGATATCCAGTTTCTTGCAAAGCGGGAAAAGATTGTCTTCCGGTGCCTGATCAAAAATATTGTAAATAACCTGAACGGCGTCTATCAAGCCAGTTTCAAGCGTTTTTAGCACATTATCCGGCTCCCAACGGTTCACGCTGATGCCCCAACGTTCCACTTTTCCTTCCTGCGTGAGTTTTTGAATGGCTTCTTTCCACTCATCTTCCTGCGCCCAGCTATCTTCCCAAACATGGAATTGAAGCAAGTCAATGCGTTCTGTGCCCAAATTTTGAAGACTTTTCTCCGTGTATTCCACAATGTAATCCGCAGGGAACACATCTTTTAAAGAGGAGCCAGGCTTCGATGGCCATTGGCGGTTTTTTGGTGGAATTTTGGTGGCAGCATACAATTTGCGGTCCGGGTAACGGCGGATCAGGTCGCCTAGGATGCGCTCGCTGAGGCCTTCGCCATATCCCCAGGCTGTGTCAAAGAAATTAACGCCCGATTCAACGGCCAGATTAAGCGAGTCATCTGTTTCCTTACGGTCGGAGCCGGTCCAGCCTGCAAGTCCCCACATTCCATAACCTATTTCGCTGATCTGCCAGCCACTACGTCCAAAACGACGGTTTTGCATTGTATAGTAAATTTAGTGTTCATGGATTAAAGCTTCGGAATGCGTCTTTTTAATGTATATGAAATACATTTGTAAGATTTTAAGTTCAGAAAGCGCAGATAACTAACGTTTTTCAATTAAACCGATCAGTGAGACACAAAGGATCAATGGTAAATGCATTGTTGATGACAGTAAAAAGAATTGCCGGAATTGTCTTGATCCTCAGCATTTGCGGCTGGGTCAATGAAGACAAGCCTTCCGAAAAAATGACCGAATACTGTGCTGCATTCAACCAGATGCAGCTCGACATCCGGGACAATGTGATCTCGCCGGACTCTGGGCGCCTGGCTTTCCGCACTGTAATGCAGCAAATCCGAAGTGAATTTAAAAGAGACACTTGCCGCGCAATTGACTCGTCCTATTTTGTTTATCCTGTCAAAGGTTACACGCCGCGCGAATCCATTGGCGGTCGGGGGAGAGGTTACCGGGGAGATGGTTTTGATCTTTTTGACAACGAAGTAAAAGGAAGCCATCCTGCGCACGACCTTTTCATCAAAGACAAAGACCAGGATAATCTGGACGACCGGACATGGAAAGCCGTTGACGTCCTGTCATTTACCTCAGGCGTTGTTATTGCCACAGAAACGGGCTGGAAATACAACAGCGAATTTCGTGGCGGAAACTGGATCTGGATTTACGATCCCTGCCTCGACGGCCTTTTCTACTACGCGCACAACAACATGGTTGAAGTGCAGCCCGGACAATGGGTGAATGCTGGTGATAAAATTGCGGAAATGGGCCGCTCCGGTTATAATGCTTATCAAAAACGATCTCCCACGCACCTGCACCTGATGTATCTGCAACTGGATGAATATGCAATGCCGGTGCCCGTCAACACTTATGACTGGCTGCTTATGGGAACGGTGAAGGATGGGTTCGTTCTGTAATGATTGGGATTGACGCTATTAATTAATAAATTGTAGCTCACTCAATTACTATTCCTATAAATCATTTTTTATGAACAACCGCCGGTCCTTTTTCCGAAAGAGCGCGGCCATTGGCTTTGGCGCCTTTGGTCTCAACAGTCTTTATAATGAACTGCACGCCGAACATTTCAGCGAAGCCGAAAAGCTCTGGAATGATAACAGTGCAGACAATGAAGATTACTGGTCGGTGATTCAGGATGCTTACACGGCGAGCAAGAGCGAGATCATTATCCTCAATAACGGCGGCGTTTCACCTTCTCCGATTGCGGTGCAGGAAGCTTTGGGAAAATACAATAAAGCCGCCGCGCAGGGACCTTCCTATTACATGTGGCGGATCATTGATAAAGGTCGCGAACCCCTCCGCCAGCGTCTGGCCAAACTAGCCGGTTGCGATGCAGAAGAAATAGCGATTAACCGGAATGCGACCGAGGCGCTTAACACCATTATTTTCGGTCTGCCGCTTGAAAAAGGCGACGAGATCATTGGCACCATTCAGGATTATCCGAACATGATCCAGGCATGGAAGCAAAGGGAAATGCGGGATGGATTGGTTTACAAGCAGTTATCATTTGATTTTCCGATTGAAAACGACGAGCAGATTGTGAAAGCATATGCCGACGCGGTTACGCCAAAGACCAGGATCATTCACGTTACGCACATTATCAACTGGGTTGGGCAGATTATGCCGGTGAAAAAGATCTGCGATATGGCGCATAGTAAAGGCATTGAGGTGGTTGTGGATGGTGCGCATACATTTGGTTTGCTGGATTACAAAATCCCCGACCTGGATTGCGACTATTTTGGGACGAGCCTGCACAAGTTTTTGAGCGCACCCGTGGGAAGCGGCATGATGTGGATCAAGAAAGAGAAAATTGAAAAAATATGGCCGTTACTATGCAACAGCCAGCCCAAAAGCAAGAATATCCGCAAGTTCGAAACATTAGGAACACGGAGTTTTTGCATTGAACAAGCCATTGGTGAAGCCATTAATTTCCAGGAGGGCATCGGCTCCAAAAGAAAGCAGGAGCGGGTGCATTATCTGAAAAAATACTGGGCTGAAAAAGCACTGCAAATTCCAGGCGTAAAGATCCATACGTCACTGAAACCCGAATATTCCTGCGCCATTGCCGGCGTGAGCATTGATGGCATGAAGCCCGAGGAACTGGATAGCAAATTGATGAAAGATCACCAGATCCATACGGTGGGCATTAATTGGGAAAACATTCATTGTGTGCGGGTTACACCTCATGTTTATACCAAGATCAGTGATCTGGATAAACTGGTCGGCGCGCTGGAAAAGATCGCGAAAAAGGCCTGATAATTGAATAAAAGATTATTTTGAAGAGCATAATCAGCACCTGTGAAGGTTGGTTATGCTTTTTTATTTTATAGTATAAATGACATTAAACCGTTTATAGTAGATAAGGATTTTAAAGTCGGTAAATTCAACCATTCGAACGCATTAAGCTTTTTATCGGAGCCTTAAATCTTTATTTTTGATATCATCAGCTAAAAACCTAATCAAATGACGCAATTACGAAAGGGTTCTTTCCTCAAAAGGGCCAAAGATATAAGCATCAGCAGCGCATTGGCACTCACCATTTTATCGTCCGGGATCGGAATGACGGGATGCGGTTCCAATGAAGACGAAGAAGCTTACAGTTACGAAGAGACCAATTATTCCAAAGGCATCCGCTCGCACATTAAGGAGGTTAAGCCCGGAGAATTCAAGATCACAGATGAAGAAAGCGTTGAAGCAGACAAGTCCGTTGCCATTGTCACTTATCTCGATGGCCACACCGATTCGCTGAGCACAGCCGCAGCCAAAGCGTTGATCGACGATGAAATTCGCAACAACCAATCTTCCGTGGGGCACCATAGCGGCCTGTCTACCATGCTTTTATACGGCGGGATGGGTTATATGCTTGGAAGAAGTTCCAACAATGCCTACATGAACAACTATCGTGGAAACGGCAGTGCCGCCAGAGGATTTTACGCAGATCCTAACGCTTATAGCAAGTCGCAAGGCGCTGTGCAGCAGGCCAATGCTTCCCGCACAACCCGCATGGTGACTTCCCGTCCCAAAGGCGGCAGAAATGGTTTCTTCGGACGTTCCTCAGGCAGAAGCGGAGGTTAAAATCAGGATTATGATCAAATTAAAATCGCTTCCCAATCACCCGGAACAAGGGCTACAAAAAGTGGGCTGGGATTGGATGCTGGGTGCCGACACGGCTCCTTATGTGGTGAGCGACGTCGTTGTCGTTAACGAGGAGCAGGCTGTTCAATATTACGAGGCTGCCGGAACATTGTATGAAATGCTGGTTGAAGCCGGGCAATATGCCATTGATAACCAGCTTTATAAAGAAATGGGCATTCCTGAAAACCTCAGAGAACTGATCGAGCTCTCCTGGCAGGACGACCGCCACATTCACTTATATGGCCGTTTCGACCTGGCCGGCGGCATCGACGGCGAGCCTGTTAAACTGATCGAGTTCAATGCGGATACAGCCACCTGTATTCCCGAAACGGCTGTTGTGCAGTGGGCGCATTTGCGCATGAACGGGCTGGACGAATCGCAGCAGTTCAACACACTTTATGAGACGCTCATAAACCAATTTCGTTTCCTCAAAGAGGCAAATAATGATCTGGACGCCTCTATTCTGTTCTCCACCATGCGCGGTTACCCGGAGGACGACACCAATGTTGCTTTACTAACCGAAGCCGCAAGGGAGGCTGGATTTGACACGGATTTTGCTTATATAGAGGAAGTTGAGTTTTCCAATGGCGAAGGCATTTTCAAAATGGTGCCAGACTCCAATGACTTTCTGCGCTTTGATTTTTGGTTTAAGCTTGTTCCCTGGGAGTATATCGGCAATGATGAACCGGAGCTGGCTGTCATGCTTACTGAAATTGTGAAAAATCGAAAAGCTGTGATCCTCAATCCGGCCTATACGCTTTTGTTTCAATCGAAATATATTCTTAAAGTCTTGTGGGACCTTTACCCATATCACCCGCTGCTGCTTCAAACGGAGCGATATGCATTGCCGCATAAAAAATCAGTGCGAAAAGTGCTTTTCGGTCGTGAAGGAGCTAATGTTTCGATCCTCGAAAAAGGAGGCGAAGTGCTGGAAACCGTTGACGGTGAATACGATGATCAGCAAAAGATCTATCAGGAATACTTGGATTTTCCAACCGATGGGGCCGGAAATTCGTATCAGGCGGGCGTCTTCTACGCAGGCGAGGCTTGTGCGCTGGGCTTTCGCCGGGGTGGGAAAATCCTGGATAACAAAGCACAATTCGTGGGTCACCTGGTTGACTAATCCCTTGAAAGTGACCGCACACTAACTGAGACGACCGTTTGCTCATCTTTTTGGGAAATAATCATTTTGTCTGGCAAAGTTTGTAATGCTGTTGATGTATAACCACATCAGCGCATTCCGAAAATTCTTAAACATAGCCAGTCATGATACACGAGAAAATTTTTCAATTAAAAAGCGGACGAGAGGTCAAAGTCATAGTCAAAGGTTATTTCCTGCACGACAATCCACAACGCAGCACAGAATACGAAATATTGATCAGGGAGCCGAAGGAAAAATATTTCCGTGCACCCATTGGTATTAATCATCCGCAGTTTTGGAAGCTGAAAAGGCTGACAACGCAACAAGCAAAATTACTGGTGATGGAATATAGCGGGATCACACAGAGGCAGGTAAATCAAGCAGTTAATGAATTCAATTCCGTATTGAGTTTCCCCGCAGCCCACATTGGCTTGCAATTTGAAAGGGAATTAGTATAAAAACTCAATCCTGTTTATAATTTGCAAAAAGGATAATAACGGCTTCATTGCAAATCAATTTCTCTTCGGATTTTCACTTATAAAGCGGACAAATAACTTTCATATGAAAATGAAGTTGTTTAGTCCGCTTTTATATTTTTCATCGCAATTCACGGCTTGCAAACCGCCCGCGATTCTCCAATCTTACAAAATTTCCCTTCATTCGACCTGCATTTGTAGTATAAACGATTAAAAAGCACAAAAACAATGCTTTTAAACTTGGCCCATAGCCAAGTTACTTAACGTTTATAAAAAATCCATGAAAATCGGTTTTGATGCACAAGTTGCAATTATCACAGGAGCTGCCTCCGGCTTGGGACTTGTGATTGCCCATAAGCTTTTGAATGAAGGAGCTTATGTCGGTCTTTTCGATCAGAATACAGCAGCCCTACATGAAGAATTTATTGGCAATCCCGACAAGGAAGAGTTTGTCAGCGTTGATGTTACCGACCAGGAAATGGTAGAAAAAGCCGTGGAACAGATCATCGAACGCTTTGGAAAAATTGACATTCTGATCAATTGCGCAGGAATAACAGGCGCTACCAATGTCAAAAGTCACGAAGTGAGCACGGAAAACATTAAAAAGGTGTTCGACATTAATTTCATGGGCAGCTTTTATACTTCAAAGGCCGTTCTGCCGCACATGCTGGCCAATCATTACG
Coding sequences:
- a CDS encoding hydroxypyruvate isomerase family protein — its product is MLRRNFVKSSLGLAGAAIAAGDAFATAPTAKNKFKLKYASHFGMFQNSAGKDVIDQLKFMADQGFMAIEDNGMMGRPVEQQEAIAKEMTRLGMQMGVFVVDKGGNGANTLAAGKQEYIDIFLNGCKKAVEVAKRVNAKWMTVVPGDFERNLPIGVQTGHVIDALRRGAEILEPHGLVMVLEPLSDSPNLFLRTSDQTYEICRGVNSKSCKILYDIYHMQKNEGRLLYNIDRTWSEIDYFQIGDEPGRKEPTTGEINYKNIFKYIYDRSKKENKSFIMGMEHGNFSPGKEGEEALIKAYVESDNFAI
- a CDS encoding isoamylase early set domain-containing protein, producing MALTKQFVKSKSLYKVTFTVPAEAAVEAKKVALVGEFNGWNPEEAIALKKQKDGSFKASLELASGEYQFRYILDDAKWENDWAADKYVAAGVDATAENSVVVL
- a CDS encoding GlcG/HbpS family heme-binding protein → MNISLEQAEAIIDAAKIKAAELNTKMNICVVDTGANIVAFARMDGAWLGSADIAQKKAKTAVWFTMDTAALSPLVQPGEPLFNIEHSNGGLITFPGGVIIKNSGGEIIGAIGVSGSTVDDDHEVAAAGAASL
- a CDS encoding TonB-dependent receptor, whose amino-acid sequence is MKLLILMLFCTLSLPSIAQHTLSGKVILEDGSGTAFGASIYINELKTGATADSLGHYKIAGIPNGNYSIRVSFISMPSITEKNVRIEKDVVRDFVLKSGANALEEVVVTGTMKEVSKLDSPVPVDIITAKFIYKNPVPSIFEGLSYVNGVRPQLNCNVCSTGDIHINGLEGPYTMVLIDGMPMVSGLSTVYGLSGIPNSLIERVEIVKGPASTLYGSEAVGGLINIITKNPSKAPIFSADAFSTSWLDYNVDLGVKLTAGSKASALLGVSYFNYQNPIDNNKDGFTDLTLQNRISVFNKWSFNRKNNRQASIAARYYYEDRWGGQMNWNKTFRGGNEVYGESIYTKRFEVLGTYQLPMSEKVTLQYSFSSHNQNSTYGNVIFNADQKIAFAQLLWDKEIGRHNLLFGTPFRYTFYNDNTTATRFLDGKDHPDKILLPGIFIQDEIKAGAHALLLGARYDYNSRHGSIFTPRLAYKYKFNQTDVVRLNIGRGFRIVNLFTEDHAALTGSRQVILKEALDPEQSWNVNVNYVKKIVTGSSFIGFDASIFYTHFTNRILPDYDTNPNEIIYDNLDGYAVSKGINLNLDFNFPFPLKIIAGATYMENFQKENGVRFRPVLTEKYTGVWSVSYEFQKSGISFDYTGNIYGPMRLPVLSEEDPRARISPVWSLQNIQVTKKFDNGLEIYGGVKNLLNFTPPANSIARSNDPFDKSVKFDDHGQVIATPDNPYRLTFDPSYVFAPNQGIRGFLGMRYTLR
- a CDS encoding DoxX family protein, whose amino-acid sequence is MLKKFLKPMKLPAPADWGVLILRVGFSLLMLTHGYAKLQNLLAGDHSFADPIGIGEELSLYLTIFAEFGCSILLILGLFSRAVLIPLIFTMVVVLLVIHAEDPFDKKEHALSFLIVYVTLFLTGPGRFSVDSGLYK
- a CDS encoding aldo/keto reductase; translation: MQNRRFGRSGWQISEIGYGMWGLAGWTGSDRKETDDSLNLAVESGVNFFDTAWGYGEGLSERILGDLIRRYPDRKLYAATKIPPKNRQWPSKPGSSLKDVFPADYIVEYTEKSLQNLGTERIDLLQFHVWEDSWAQEDEWKEAIQKLTQEGKVERWGISVNRWEPDNVLKTLETGLIDAVQVIYNIFDQAPEDNLFPLCKKLDIGVISRVPFDEGTLTGTLTKETTFPADDWRSTYFVPENLNSSVDHAEALKADIPEGMTMPELALRFILNNPDVHTTIPGMRKLPHVRSNVSASDGKLLDPKLAEKLKQHRWDRSPTQWSQ
- a CDS encoding M23 family metallopeptidase; protein product: MTVKRIAGIVLILSICGWVNEDKPSEKMTEYCAAFNQMQLDIRDNVISPDSGRLAFRTVMQQIRSEFKRDTCRAIDSSYFVYPVKGYTPRESIGGRGRGYRGDGFDLFDNEVKGSHPAHDLFIKDKDQDNLDDRTWKAVDVLSFTSGVVIATETGWKYNSEFRGGNWIWIYDPCLDGLFYYAHNNMVEVQPGQWVNAGDKIAEMGRSGYNAYQKRSPTHLHLMYLQLDEYAMPVPVNTYDWLLMGTVKDGFVL
- a CDS encoding aminotransferase class V-fold PLP-dependent enzyme; translation: MNNRRSFFRKSAAIGFGAFGLNSLYNELHAEHFSEAEKLWNDNSADNEDYWSVIQDAYTASKSEIIILNNGGVSPSPIAVQEALGKYNKAAAQGPSYYMWRIIDKGREPLRQRLAKLAGCDAEEIAINRNATEALNTIIFGLPLEKGDEIIGTIQDYPNMIQAWKQREMRDGLVYKQLSFDFPIENDEQIVKAYADAVTPKTRIIHVTHIINWVGQIMPVKKICDMAHSKGIEVVVDGAHTFGLLDYKIPDLDCDYFGTSLHKFLSAPVGSGMMWIKKEKIEKIWPLLCNSQPKSKNIRKFETLGTRSFCIEQAIGEAINFQEGIGSKRKQERVHYLKKYWAEKALQIPGVKIHTSLKPEYSCAIAGVSIDGMKPEELDSKLMKDHQIHTVGINWENIHCVRVTPHVYTKISDLDKLVGALEKIAKKA
- a CDS encoding glutathionylspermidine synthase family protein yields the protein MIKLKSLPNHPEQGLQKVGWDWMLGADTAPYVVSDVVVVNEEQAVQYYEAAGTLYEMLVEAGQYAIDNQLYKEMGIPENLRELIELSWQDDRHIHLYGRFDLAGGIDGEPVKLIEFNADTATCIPETAVVQWAHLRMNGLDESQQFNTLYETLINQFRFLKEANNDLDASILFSTMRGYPEDDTNVALLTEAAREAGFDTDFAYIEEVEFSNGEGIFKMVPDSNDFLRFDFWFKLVPWEYIGNDEPELAVMLTEIVKNRKAVILNPAYTLLFQSKYILKVLWDLYPYHPLLLQTERYALPHKKSVRKVLFGREGANVSILEKGGEVLETVDGEYDDQQKIYQEYLDFPTDGAGNSYQAGVFYAGEACALGFRRGGKILDNKAQFVGHLVD
- a CDS encoding SDR family NAD(P)-dependent oxidoreductase; protein product: MKIGFDAQVAIITGAASGLGLVIAHKLLNEGAYVGLFDQNTAALHEEFIGNPDKEEFVSVDVTDQEMVEKAVEQIIERFGKIDILINCAGITGATNVKSHEVSTENIKKVFDINFMGSFYTSKAVLPHMLANHYGRILHIASIAGKEGNAGMLAYSASKAAVIGMTKVQGKEYAETGITINALAPAVIETPLVHAMPDAQVKYMTDKIPMRRCGTLEEAANMAAFIVSAENSFTTGFTFDLSGGRATY